Proteins from a genomic interval of Terriglobales bacterium:
- a CDS encoding SDR family oxidoreductase, with product MANYMITGIAGFIGSSLAHALLERGHSVRGIDNLSTGKIQNLAAIRDKIDFREADLLDLDAMQDACKDIDFVLHQAAIPSVPRSVKDPITSNRSNVDGTLNLLVAARDNKVKRVTYASSSSLYGDTPTLPKHEGMIPNPISPYAVSKLTGEYYMTSFYRVYGLETVSIRYFNVFGPRQDPTSMYSGVLAIFISKMLKGEQPTIYGDGEQSRDFTYIDNVVSGNLLACEAPAAQVAGRYFNVATGNRVTLNYTYSVLQKLIGYSQPPAYGPDREGDIKHSLADISKAEEHIGYKTLVKFEEGLARTVNWYRESMPTMAAQATK from the coding sequence ATGGCAAATTACATGATCACCGGCATTGCCGGTTTTATCGGTTCATCGTTGGCGCACGCGCTGCTTGAGCGCGGGCACTCGGTTCGCGGTATCGACAATCTTTCGACGGGCAAGATCCAGAACCTGGCGGCGATCCGCGACAAGATCGACTTCCGCGAGGCCGACTTGCTCGATCTCGACGCGATGCAGGATGCCTGCAAGGACATCGACTTCGTGCTGCACCAGGCGGCGATTCCGTCGGTTCCGCGCTCGGTGAAGGATCCGATCACTTCGAACCGCTCGAACGTTGACGGCACGCTGAACCTGCTGGTCGCTGCGCGCGACAACAAGGTGAAGCGTGTCACGTACGCTTCGTCTTCGTCGCTCTACGGCGACACGCCGACGCTGCCGAAGCACGAGGGCATGATCCCGAATCCCATCTCGCCTTACGCGGTTTCGAAACTCACCGGCGAGTACTATATGACATCGTTCTACCGCGTGTACGGGCTGGAGACGGTCAGCATCCGCTACTTCAACGTTTTCGGACCGCGGCAGGATCCAACGTCGATGTATTCGGGCGTGCTGGCGATCTTCATCAGCAAAATGCTGAAGGGCGAGCAGCCGACCATTTACGGCGACGGGGAACAGAGCCGCGACTTTACGTACATCGATAATGTCGTTTCCGGCAACCTGCTGGCGTGCGAGGCGCCGGCGGCACAGGTGGCGGGGCGCTACTTCAACGTGGCGACCGGAAACCGCGTGACGCTCAACTACACGTACTCGGTGCTGCAAAAGCTGATCGGGTACAGCCAGCCTCCGGCGTACGGGCCGGACCGCGAGGGCGACATCAAGCACTCGCTGGCCGACATCTCGAAGGCCGAGGAGCACATTGGCTACAAGACGCTGGTGAAGTTCGAAGAGGGCCTGGCGCGGACGGTGAACTGGTATCGCGAGTCGATGCCGACGATGGCGGCGCAGGCTACCAAATAA
- a CDS encoding nucleotide sugar dehydrogenase, which yields MSTAIQPAVTVLEQFKSKVDARTAKIGVVGLGYVGLPLVLLFSEQKFGITGFDIDNSKVDSLNSGRSYIVRITPEEINGARGAGFKATTDYAKIAEMDAVIICVPTPLNEYREPDMSYIENTAKAIAPYVHAGQIVILESTTYPGTTEDVLIPILEKGNKGGLKVARGDNFGAKDFFVAFSPEREDPGNTEVARHDIPKVVGGVNQTATEMARSVYGTIFRRTIPVSTPAAAEMTKLLENIYRCVNIAMVNELKLLCLRMGIDIWEVIEAAKTKPFGFHAFYPGPGLGGHCIPVDPYYLSWKAREYDFYTRFIELAGDVNSGMPYHVVTAVSKALNGRKKSLNGSKVLVLGVAYKKDIDDLRESPSLTIIEKLKDEGAEVFYNDPFFASVGKGRHYDLQMKNTPLENLGQYDCVLIVTDHTDYDYKKIVNEAQLVVDSRNATKGIKSPKIVLC from the coding sequence ATGTCTACAGCTATACAGCCTGCTGTTACTGTGCTTGAGCAGTTCAAGTCCAAAGTGGACGCTCGGACCGCGAAGATTGGCGTTGTGGGCCTCGGTTACGTCGGGCTTCCGCTGGTGCTGCTGTTCTCCGAACAGAAGTTCGGCATTACCGGTTTTGACATCGACAACTCGAAGGTCGATTCGCTGAACTCCGGACGTTCGTACATCGTTCGTATCACTCCCGAAGAGATCAATGGCGCGCGCGGAGCGGGCTTCAAGGCGACGACCGATTACGCCAAGATCGCCGAAATGGACGCAGTCATCATCTGCGTTCCGACTCCGCTGAACGAGTATCGCGAACCCGACATGAGCTACATCGAGAACACGGCGAAGGCGATTGCGCCTTACGTTCATGCGGGCCAGATCGTAATTCTCGAGAGCACGACATATCCGGGAACGACCGAAGATGTTCTGATCCCGATCCTCGAGAAGGGCAACAAGGGCGGACTGAAGGTCGCGCGTGGCGACAACTTCGGCGCCAAAGACTTCTTCGTCGCGTTCTCGCCGGAACGCGAAGATCCGGGCAACACCGAAGTCGCGCGTCACGACATTCCCAAAGTTGTAGGCGGCGTGAACCAGACCGCGACCGAAATGGCGCGTTCCGTTTACGGCACCATTTTCCGCCGCACGATTCCAGTCTCGACTCCGGCCGCAGCGGAAATGACCAAGCTGCTCGAGAACATCTATCGCTGCGTGAACATCGCGATGGTGAACGAGCTCAAGCTGCTCTGTCTGCGCATGGGCATTGACATTTGGGAAGTGATCGAAGCCGCGAAGACGAAGCCATTCGGTTTCCACGCGTTCTATCCGGGACCAGGACTCGGCGGACACTGCATTCCTGTCGATCCGTATTACCTTTCGTGGAAGGCGCGTGAATACGACTTCTACACGCGGTTTATCGAGCTTGCCGGCGACGTGAATTCCGGCATGCCTTATCACGTTGTAACTGCGGTCAGCAAAGCGCTCAATGGCCGCAAGAAGAGCCTGAATGGTTCCAAGGTTCTCGTGCTCGGCGTTGCGTACAAGAAGGACATCGACGACCTTCGCGAATCGCCTTCGCTTACGATCATCGAGAAGCTGAAAGACGAAGGCGCGGAAGTGTTCTACAACGATCCGTTCTTCGCGTCGGTCGGCAAAGGCCGTCATTACGATCTCCAGATGAAGAACACGCCGCTGGAGAATCTTGGCCAGTACGATTGCGTGCTGATCGTTACCGATCACACCGATTACGACTACAAGAAGATCGTGAACGAAGCGCAACTGGTGGTTGACAGCCGCAACGCCACGAAGGGCATTAAGTCGCCGAAAATTGTGCTTTGCTAA